Sequence from the Helianthus annuus cultivar XRQ/B chromosome 13, HanXRQr2.0-SUNRISE, whole genome shotgun sequence genome:
TGGAAATGTTTGATAACTTTTTATTTCTTCTTGCACAACTCAAATCGCTTCGCTTAAAATGCAAATATTTTATAGCATTCCTTTTGTAGCGAGTAGTGTAaactttaatttttttatttctttttgaTGAACCACAATATCAAAATATATAAGATTAACTTCTTTAACTTTATAAAGAAAAGTTTATATCTCACAAATCATTACAACAATTACAAGCCTTCCTATAAAAACTATATCAATTACCAACGAGGAATAAAtcaggtgttttttttttttttttttttttggaacgacaactttcttgtattaggctactgccagactatgttgtcttaattAGGCCCATTGATGCGTGttggtgtgtatatgttttagatatatatttaagcctcttttttacacttttacccaagttttaaatttataaaacacgatatttactaacactaaacacacatgtgggcaagtgcacccatcgtggacgtagtatagtgttggtaagataccgaggtcgtccaaggacacaagagcttttaataccggtttatcctcaacgtctaatcaaatcaaaaagtgagaaaaatattttaaactaagaaaattaaaaactaactaaatgctgaaaaataaaataaaataaaaacagatagacaagatgaatcacttggatccgacacgtgtattaatataacctttgattattttcgcacttttgcacttatttaagagattatcttagttattgtagtaggcccctcttttgaaggcgacgttaccctcaacccagtagtttgagtcagcaaggatacaatcctaaagggtcggattattgaaagataatgaattaagttattaatgcaaattgtggtaggccccgctttcggcggtgacgttaccctcggctaagtagtctgagtcagcagggatacagtcctaaatagccgggttatagtattaatagtagttaacttatgagggggtcaaagagtttggatccccgccatccaatacctatggacattgaaggagatcctactaaatttgacccaggtcccaagcaggacctctaaacgctgaacaagggcaagacccttaccaaaccgttcccttaacccccgaccaggtagccaacatacctccatatagaccgtggagatatgaatggtgaaaatcttttattttatatagacagtaaaataacgccaagacaccacggacaaacgataaggaaagatcaccttcaacataagtaactagttattaaagtcattaatacaaaaccaaataaaaagtgcaaaagattaaaaataaaaagtattatactaaacacttgtcttcaccaagtgatgtaagagacttaggcaaacatggccttgattgtcaagaactcttacgatcaatcttggatcccgagacgactcacacactctacgatggacaatggatgatggtggtggatgatggtgttatggtggtggtgggtggtggatgaagtgtgagagaggtggtgtgccaagggatgaaagagaatgaaaccaagctcctctatttataggctgaacagaaggctgggcacggccccgtgtccgctggacacgcccccgtgcccgtctgacattctctcttttcattaattgtaattcgcaattacaattaatgcgcctgctgtactttcaccacgcccccgtgcccactggacacggccccgtggtgggcaatggaagcttctactggtttgtcttttctgctgcttcctgggcacgcccccgtgttcgctggacacggggcgtgttcagactctgttttctcttctttgccttgggaggtgccgttgagggtccgggcagtctacttttgttccttttcttgtatttgtgctagaattagttgtctttttgcttcttttgtgattttgagctcatttcatcctgaaaatacaaaaggaagacaaaaacactctttttccaacattagtacttaaaaagggttagttttatgccttaattgatgtgatttatatgttgcattttacacacatcacccaTGCTGGCTTCAGAGTTTGGCTTGGGCGTTCTCCCGGGAAACCATACTACTAGCTACCACTTTACTGTCGttgttagggctgtaaacgaaccgaacgaacacgaacaaggccatgttcgtgttcgttcgttaaggaaattaacatgttcgcgaactgttcacgaacgcataacgaacataggtttatgttcatgttcgttcgttaaggaaattcagttgttcacgaacagttcgtgaacaccgatctcgaacacaaacgagcgcaagcgaacacaaacgaacgcaagcaaataaaaaagaacgcaaacgaacatttaacttgaacataaaaaaaataaaaatattgttatccttaaacattggatataagtagttaaaatacaaccatcaaataataaatcaaaacacaagaagtctaatacaccaccaaacgatgaatcaactttaactaacttagacaaaattatccccaaaaatgtcttagcatgtccaaattttagctaacttagaaaaaataggtgtgacacctcgaaaattcctgtccaattaaataaagacacgtgtcctctGTGACAGACATGTCAGAGAAACCGGATTTAATAAAGAGATATGTGGTAGGACTTATTTAAAAAGGGGCGTCATGTATTTTAATTAccgctgaacgacccaagggcgacatgttattaaatcacctctgagcgacccgacattttataaatcccaagatccttaaatcagtTTATGATCATCTCGTACAATAACCGGTTGTTCTCGATAAATAAAGTTCATCTTTATTAAGGACAATGGAAGTGAAGTTTGTCACTACTCCTAAATCTAATAAAATCCTCATGGTTAATATTAACCAAGTCATATGAAAGTTGCAAGACCATTTCTTGAAATATCCGTCAATGTGCCATGACTTCTTTGAATGAAGGTAATGGGAGACATGTAAGAGTTTTCTCTCCATGCATGGGCTGATCAGATGGTCCCACACCTGAAAAATCAAAGCATGTTTCGGTTTTAGTaaattgcatggtcaagactttaaagtttgaaaagtttttgtcttctgaccatcgcttacggaccgcaaggctcatggcttacggtccgtaagcagggcgCTAAAGGATCAGGTCCGCatgggtccttacggaccgtaaggcccgaagcttacggtccgtaagaccgtcgctggcggTAAttttttggacagctgcctgtccaaaGCTCTTAACCGACTTAAATCGTAAATTTGGTTTCTATGGGCTGCATAGGCTGTTTTTAGACCCTTAGGGACAAATGTAATGATCTTGTATCAACATTAGACTTGCTTGGCTTGATCCAAGAGTCTTGGGTTCACTATAAATAGAGCTTGAGTTTGATCATTTGAACTTGCTCATCTTGGAACCTTGGCTAAACATTctctggagctcctctggtcacCAAGTCAAAttcttaggctctctaatccatcttaggactcttgtaagtgtccttaaccctctttaatcctttctagcttagttaattaagtaaaagtcaaaccgtcgtaattaaggtttgacttcgtgattaagcataatatactttgtctaatcacgaattaaaagtacctttaggaaggtaattaagtgggtaacaaacccttaaaagggtatttccagattcccactctaaacatactaattgtcgagtcaaagctaattagaaaaagtcaacagaatgcttattttcaaattaacgcataattagcaatgtaggttgtatgtaacctgtttgaaaattaatataacttggtaataagtataagagcatgttccaacatgttatctcgacaattttctgtttagacccggttcggaaccgaaagtcgcatagtttgactttcgctttgactttcagttctgacccgttttaggcAAGTTTGaatctgccttagagcttcttttgaacctattagcatgttagtatatcctcctgtgattatacaatgtggttcattagatatctagttcgtatgcatgtttccgctaaaagcccatatgttgaccattatgcccgaatgtccaagaatcataatttttgaaaatgtaaaagggtagacaccttagttactgaaatataaagttgtccccaaaatttgacatcaatttgaggtctagattaagagttatgctcattagcgtaattagaggCTTTCTTAGTAAATTATTAGCATAATTAAcgcatagcctatctaaacccgaatttttatgccaaaactttatacccactgttataaaatagtattttgggaattttaaagatttttatttatttttaggctaagcataactagaggttctaagcttctttcggcttatgccggttttacccttttcggtcataaaatgagttttacataaccttttgacccgaaacctttttccaactgatttgttatattaaatatcatactttgagccttctggaaatataaaaatatcagcatttcttttaaaacccggaaatggctccaaaccgccttttaggcatttttacgacatagtatatgtcaaaataagattttatataaaaggcttaaaacctactgatatattttataaaaatatacattaTAACAGTAGCCTAAAGTTGGAAACTCAGATTTTccattttaccctttttagcctatgtaaaatttctaaaatgcccttatgaggcgtaattggcaTATAAAAACATTTGGGGCATATTTGGGCATACCTttctgatattacaacatatttggtgcatataatctcaggaaacttgcatatgacttatatggttactcgttacgcactttcgcgttcggatcggcttatgtgactagttcacacatattagccgaagcgggtcaaaccatatcatctaagtctcaaaattcagaatgtatttagtttacccatattatacaagtatccaagcttgtagggtctaaatcacattcctcccctgttttcgcattcctcgcgattaaaccataattaCTCTTTGacactaaccggtctaagcttaggctatgttaaaagacccgttaggattctaataggttattataaccttcgttccagaataggagcccagtaaaagacacgtgcatttttgaaattgtggttatacttgctcaggtaaatacttttaacttattttccctatacgggcttgggggtacggtatataatataccgcttggtcgggcggttggttccatctcattagtagttgggtattaccAATGGGACCCGTTTAAAATTTAGTGTTGTTTGTTTCTTgtgcctttgggagcttaatgaccatgtcccggatatccttggcatcatttttggccacgacctcgactgccgggtgtaggcgtacacccggtattttGTCTATTAttttaaggtattaacgttggcttcccgccacggacttataccatgtggtgtgtcatttaaccttaaacccgacacgactcgggcgaccgaacggtcaacaaacatgtaaatcttttacaagtttaactctgtttaattattcccaagttataaaaaatgttttgtgccttgtgcatttaaaaccaaattttcaaatgttttcaaaatgagtcggttaaattgtatttaccagtgcaaactgacgtattttccccaaaaagattaagtgcaggtgctatacggaataggctggtttctccttagcatcgtagagtctcgcaagcttttgagatgcttaatctgttgaacaatttctttctttttacttcgatccgcctgtggatctattttgactggttgtgatacttgatattacaattaatagttgaaataaatctattttcatttgcttccgctgtgcattataatttgtgttgtttgacatatgatgatatcaactacgtcacggaatcccccaccgggcccaccggtgacacgtggaaattaggggtgtgacaggttggtatcagagccaacactgagtgaattaaacactagccttttgtgtttaatctcagtgcacaaatttgcacattcttcgagttccaagtctagacattgaacataggacaaactctgctttgttttactttttaagtCTTTTATAATTATATTGTTGTGGTTAACTAAATATTGTATGCAGGTCATCATGCCACCCAGATTCCTTCGAGGTAGAGGCAAAGGACCCGTGACAGGTcatgatcacgaagccgggccttcgcaccggcgaacCCCATCCATTACTATGAGCACCAGCCCGCAAGAGCCCTGGAGACTCTATGTCGAACCAGGAAGGCGATCAGTATCCCTTAGCTCCTCTCCTTCGTACCAACATTCATTTGGGCCCAATTCTGAAAACGAGCCCAATAACCAGCCTCCAGCTTTCATACCTCTCCAAAGATCCAATTCTCACCATTCTTTTGGCAGCCCAACACCCGTCTTCCAAAGCCGGTTTAACCCGGCTAACCTTTTGCCTGAACccatgggttttaacccactcggaccgggAGACCACTTTCCAGAGGAGAACGacatggatgaggatactgaCCCCGTGGAGCCAGCATCAGGAACGCcgaaccatcctatcgagatatCAGATGGGTCATCATTCCATGGATCGCCATATCGTGGTCCAGACAGCTACGAGGAAAGGTTCCGAAACATTGACTGGTACTTCACACCATCTGAACACTCGCATCAtgagcagcaacaggatccttcagTGGGTCATCAatttgtggcagtcacgccaccgccgccaccgccaGTAGAGccgcagcagccgcctccggagccaccaagGCGAAGAAGGTCTaatgcacggatgtccgtgcgaggtggAGTTCGGATTGCTACTCCCCAGCCATctagtggcagccattatcccccacttcaggaggaagaagACCCCTATGATGGTGGTCCGTCAAGCCCCATACCAGATGTCAACTCAGTACCTGTGGTACCACCTCTGGGTTTCGATAACCCGATTCCTGCATATGCTGGGTCAGCGGCGtacaacccatttgagcagccggcacacacccactacaactacaactacggTTATGCAGAGGTAGATCCATACCTAGTAGCTCGGGATTACAATGCCCTTCATCCTGAAGGACCATATGGAGGGCCATGGACTACTGGttacccgacttatgggtaccagcatcaGCCACCTCCTCCGCCGGTGTATCAGCCGCCTCAGCCACCGATTCAACAGGAAGTCCTTGAGAGGCTGAGCCAAGTTGAACAAGAAGTTCGTGAAGACCGCAAAGAGCGGCAAGGATTTTTCAAGGGGCTGTCAGATTTGCTTAAGGGGAAGTCGAAGAGGAGGGGTCATTGAAAACCCTTGTTACCTATTTGCATTgtaattcagtccctgcgtggacttgttattccagtattcagctcctgcgtgagcttgtgGTTTGTATTCCGCTCCTGCGTGAGCAAGTttggttagttaacccctgcgtgggtttgttcttgtttcccgcccctgcgtgggcattttcatttattttagtagaagtcccgtttgggcAATAGTAGTACTGTCTTAGAACTATGTGTgagatgttttaattaagtttcTTTATTATGGCATGcataaattatgaaaataaatgaaatatttaaaaaaaaggatCTGCCATTATAATTAATTGGTAAAATCTAAAGTGAACCAAGACCTAGCTTTGTAAAACAaagccaagatggtagttccataattaggttaagatccataattaacatctcaatttaggactgttctgcgttaattattaaaagaatcttagaggtaaaacctagccctTGTGTTATTaaaacctggccaagatggtataacccacataatagattccaattattaacATCTAGTATGTTAAAgctcttggcaaactgtgaatcagtaaagtcacacaggccatgtATATTTGGGTTAATTTTAAAAATTCCCTTAAATTAATTAACCACTTCTTTGAaagtgaagtgcctgtgggcaataattaaatgtcctccgtgactaaggacagtggtagctcATGACTCCCTGTTAATTAATGGTATAGAACTATGATTCGACCTAAAACACCAAGATATTGTAAAATCTTGGTTATTGAAATATCTttattgtccttgtgactaggcctatgtgCTAATGATTAAAGTATTGTAGGATAATAACATCCTAATGTTTCaataaattaacctaaaatggcaatttaaaacttTGGTTAATAgacataaaatactataaaagAGCCTTTAAGTAAAACCTTGTCTATTAATTATATGTAGTGTTGAAGCTACATGACTAGATCAGAGGAAGCCAATAGCCATCCGGTTGAGAACCGTGATGATGTAAAGTTCCTAGTAACCAGTGCCGAATTAAAAGCAATTGTAAATGAAGCAGTTGACAAAGCCTTAGCGCGACAGTATAGTGAATTCAGTGAAACCCACAGTAGAACCCTGTCTGCACCTCATGCTAAGCCAAAGAACCATTCTGAGGTTCGCAACAAGCCGCCACCTGCTTCTCCCAAACCTAAGAAAGATGAGGATCGTCATTcctccaatgaaaacagtgttcaccctAAAAAGCTTGTGGTTGATGAAACCCCACGTGCTAAAGgctgcacgtataagtattttgtgtcatgtaaacctcgagagtttacaggggagaaaggggcagttgattgtatgacatggctcgatgagattGAGACGGTGGTAGACATTAGTGGATGTGCTGAGAGGGACATGGTGAAGTTTGCATCACAATCCTTCAAAGGTGAGGCGTTGGCTTGGTGGGGAGCATTGATCCAGGCATCTGGGAAAGCTACCTTGTATAgtatgtcatgggagcagtttgttgctcttatcaaggaaaactactgccctcaacatgaggttgagcgTATTGAATCTGAATTCCTAtccttggttatgaagaaccttgaTTGCCAAGCATACCTCACCAGTTTTAACACCTTATCCAGATTAGTACCTTACCTGGTAACCCCTGAACCAAAAAGGATCgcgcgttttattgggggtttggcccctgagatcaaggccagtgtgaaggcctcgcgACCAGTTACGTTTCGATCTGTCACCGATTTATCTCTGTTACTCACCCAAGATGCAGCGAGGCAGAGGGCTCTAAAAAGTTCGGAATCTGACAAAAGGAAACGGGAAGATGATAACTCTCACAGATCAAGCAAAAGGCATAGGGGAAACCGTGATGGTAAGAAGGGCTCCGAGGCCAGGAAGAATGAGAATCgatcgggcgataggcccaagtgtaagacttgtcagaagcaccattttgggaggtgcaggtttgAACAAGGATCCCAGCCCAAGAagtgtgggatttgcaagtcctctgaacACCGGACTCTTGAATGCAaaaagataaaagatgcaacttgttttagttgtaatgaaaaggggcacatcaagactaactgcccgaagaacGCTAAGAAGGCTGATGAAGGGAAGAAGACCAACgctagggtctttcagatgaatgttcaggATGCCATCCAAAATgataacgtcataactggtacgtttcttaTTAATGACGTTTTCGCAAGGGTGTTATTTGATTCAGGCGCAGATAAATCTTTTCTGGATAGTAAGTTCTGTGAACTATTaagattgcctgttaaaacccttAGTGCCaagtatgaggtagagttagcagatggtaccttagaaacagtttccactgtgttagatggctgtgctatatccattaggaaccactcttttcctctatccttGCTACCCTTCAAGTTAGCTGGTTTCGatgtagtattgggtatggattggttatcgcataaccaagcccagattgtatgcagtagaaggcaagtaataatcaagactccatctggtgaatcactcaccattcagggagatactcgtcatggattgcctaagcagttatctatgctcaaggcatcccaatgtttgaagaatggttgtgtcatctatatggcacaggtaaccattgatgaacaaaagccaaagattgaagatatccccgttatatctgaataccctgaagtatttccaaaagaactgcctggtttgccaccagaccgACAAGTGGAGTTTAGAATCGATATTATTCCTGGAGCCGCACCGATTGCTAGGGCACCGTATAGACTAgcgccaacggagatgaaggaattgagaacacagttagatgaattattggctaaaggtttcattagacctagttcatctccttggggagcaccaattctatttgtcaagaagaaagatggttcgatgcgtctatgtgtcgactatcgagaactcaacaaggttaCCATTAAAAATAGGTATCctctacccaggatcgacgatctattcgatcaacttcaaggggcaagctacttctccaagatagatctgagatcaggatatcatcagttgagggTCAAGGAAGAAGACGTTCataagactgcgtttaggactcgttatggccactacgagttcctagtgatgcctttcgggctcacaaacgcacctgccgcattcatggatctcatgaatcgcgtttgcaaaccttacttggataaattcgtcatagtcttcattgacgacattctcatttattccaagaGTAAAGCTGATCACGAGAAACACCTCCGCAGTATTCTAAAGCTGCTTCACCAAGAAAAGCTGTATgctaagttttccaaatgtgagttttggttgagagaagtccaatttcttggacacgtggtcagtgagcgtggtattcaagtggattccgctaaagttgaagccgtcatgaattggcaagaaccaaagacacctacggaaattcgcagtttcctaggtttagctggatactacaggagattcatcgagaatttctcaagaattgcagcacccctaactttgctgactcgcaagaatagtaaattcaattggggacctaagcagcaagagtcattcgatactttgaagcagaaattgagtaacgctcctgtgttgacgttACCTGATGGGATCGATgaatttgtagtatattgtgatgcatcacacaccgggatgggttgtgtgttaatgcaaaaaggcaaggtcatcgcctacgcgtcacgacaattgaaagtgcacgagaagaattacaccactcatgatttagaattgggtgccgttgtatttgcactaaagttgtggaggcactacttATATGGCACAAAATgagtgatctattctgatcacaagagccttcaacatttgttcaaccagaaagaattgaacatgaggcagcgacgatggatggaaactttaaatgactatgattgtgaaataagatatcATCCaggtaaggccaatgtagtcgcagatgccctaagcaggaaagaaaggatAAAACcaatccgaatcaatgccaaaagcattgaagtCAGGAATAGTCTacatgaaaggttgttagctgcacagaaggaagcagtGCTAGAAGCTAATTACCCCAATGAGAAcctaggagtgactgaagaacagttatcctatggcaaagacggaatcttgagattgaatggaagaatatgggttcctatttatggaggtcttcgtgacgtcatccttaaggaagcccacagttctaaatattccgtccatcctggagcggataagatgtaccaggatgtgaaggcaaattat
This genomic interval carries:
- the LOC110901061 gene encoding leucine-rich repeat extensin-like protein 5; the encoded protein is MPPRFLRGRGKGPVTGHDHEAGPSHRRTPSITMSTSPQEPWRLYVEPGRRSVSLSSSPSYQHSFGPNSENEPNNQPPAFIPLQRSNSHHSFGSPTPVFQSRFNPANLLPEPMGFNPLGPGDHFPEENDMDEDTDPVEPASGTPNHPIEISDGSSFHGSPYRGPDSYEERFRNIDWYFTPSEHSHHEQQQDPSVGHQFVAVTPPPPPPVEPQQPPPEPPRRRRSNARMSVRGGVRIATPQPSSGSHYPPLQEEEDPYDGGPSSPIPDVNSVPVVPPLGFDNPIPAYAGSAAYNPFEQPAHTHYNYNYGYAEVDPYLVARDYNALHPEGPYGGPWTTGYPTYGYQHQPPPPPVYQPPQPPIQQEVLERLSQVEQEVREDRKERQGFFKGLSDLLKGKSKRRGH